NNNNNNNNNNNNNNNNNNNNNNNNNNNNNNNNNNNNNNNNNNNNNNNNNNNNNNNNNNNNNNNNNNNNNNNNNNNNNNNNNNNNNNNNNNNNNNNNNNNNNNNNNNNNNNNNNNNNNNNNNNNNNNNNNNNNNNNNNNNNNNNNNNNNNNNNNNNNNNNNNNNNNNNNNNNNNNNNNNNNNNNNNNNNNNNNNNNNNNNNNNNNNNNNNNNNNNNNNNNNNNNNNNNNNNNNNNNNNNNNNNNNNNNNNNNNNNNNNNNNNNNNNNNNNNNNNNNNNNNNNNNNNNNNNNNNNNNNNNNNNNNNNNNNNNNNNNNNNNNNNNNNNNNNNNNNNNNNNNNNNNNNNNNNNNNNNNNNNNNNNNNNNNNNNNNNNNNNNNNNNNNNNNNNNNNNNNNNNNNNNNNNNNNNNNNNNNNNNNNNNNNNNNNNNNNNNNNNNNNNNNNNNNNNNNNNNNNNNNNNNNNNNNNNNNNNNNNNNNNNNNNNNNNNNNNNNNNNNNNNNNNNNNNNNNNNNNNNNNNNNNNNNNNNNNNNNNNNNNNNNNNNNNNNNNNNNNNNNNNNNNNNNNNNNNNNNNNNNNNNNNNNNNNNNNNNNNNNNNNNNNNNNNNNNNNNNNNNNNNNNNNNNNNNNNNNNNNNNNNNNNNNNNNNNNNNNNNNNNNNNNNNNNNNNNNNNNNNNNNNNNNNNNNNNNNNNNNNNNNNNNNNNNNNNNNNNNNNNNNNNNNNNNNNNNNNNNNNNNNNNNNNNNNNNNNNNNNNNNNNNNNNNNNNNNNNNNNNNNNNNNNNNNNNNNNNNNNNNNNNNNNNNNNNNNNNNNNNNNNNNNNNNNNNNNNNNNNNNNNNNNNNNNNNNNNNNNNNNNNNNNNNNNNNNNNNNNNNNNNNNNNNNNNNNNNNNNNNNNNNNNNNNNNNNNNNNNNNNNNNNNNNNNNNNNNNNNNNNNNNNNNNNNNNNNNNNNNNNNNNNNNNNNNNNNNNNNNNNNNNNNNNNNNNNNNNNNNNNNNNNNNNNNNNNNNNNNNNNNNNNNNNNNNNNNNNNNNNNNNNNNNNNNNNNNNNNNNNNNNNNNNNNNNNNNNNNNNNNNNNNNNNNNNNNNNNNNNNNNNNNNNNNNNNNNNNNNNNNNNNNNNNNNNNNNNNNNNNNNNNNNNNNNNNNNNNNNNNNNNNNNNNNNNNNNNNNNNNNNNNNNNNNNNNNNNNNNNNNNNNNNNNNNNNNNNNNNNNNNNNNNNNNNNNNNNNNNNNNNNNNNNNNNNNNNNNNNNNNNNNNNNNNNNNNNNNNNNNNNNNNNNNNNNNNNNNNNNNNNNNNNNNNNNNNNNNNNNNNNNNNNNNNNNNNNNNNNNNNNNNNNNNNNNNNNNNNNNNNNNNNNNNNNNNNNNNNNNNNNNNNNNNNNNNNNNNNNNNNNNNNNNNNNNNNNNNNNNNNNNNNNNNNNNNNNNNNNNNNNNNNNNNNNNNNNNNNNNNNNNNNNNNNNNNNNNNNNNNNNNNNNNNNNNNNNNNNNNNNNNNNNNNNNNNNNNNNNNNNNNNNNNNNNNNNNNNNNNNNNNNNNNNNNNNNNNNNNNNNNNNNNNNNNNNNNNNNNNNNNNNNNNNNNNNNNNNNNNNNNNNNNNNNNNNNNNNNNNNNNNNNNNNNNNNNNNNNNNNNNNNNNNNNNNNNNNNNNNNNNNNNNNNNNNNNNNNNNNNNNNNNNNNNNNNNNNNNNNNNNNNNNNNNNNNNNNNNNNNNNNNNNNNNNNNNNNNNNNNNNNNNNNNNNNNNNNNNNNNNNNNNNNNNNNNNNNNNNNNNNNNNNNNNNNNNNNNNNNNNNNNNNNNNNNNNNNNNNNNNNNNNNNNNNNNNNNNNNNNNNNNNNNNNNNNNNNNNNNNNNNNNNNNNNNNNNNNNNNNNNNNNNNNNNNNNNNNNNNNNNNNNNNNNNNNNNNNNNNNNNNNNNNNNNNNNNNNNNNNNNNNNNNNNNNNNNNNNNNNNNNNNNNNNNNNNNNNNNNNNNNNNNNNNNNNNNNNNNNNNNNNNNNNNNNNNNNNNNNNNNNNNNNNNGGTGTTTCTACACATGTTTACATACAAATTTACCTCTAGCTCTTTGTCGACTGATTCTACTCTTAGATTGTACTGAAAGGTTTGGCCATTTGCATGGTTTGTATGTTCTGACATTTGAACAGAGTATCAGTAAATTTTACTAGTAAGATTGTTTGACGAAAGATCTAGTTTGTAAAGTGATGTAAGGCTACCAACCTGAATAGGTATGTTACCCTCAAGATTGTTCTGACCAAGGTCTAAAAGCGAGAGTTGTTTCAAGTTCCCTAAGGCGGGTGGTATAGGGCCTCCAAGTTTATTGTTTCCTAGATCGAGATATGTCAACTGAGTAAGCTGGCCAAGGGATGATGGCAATGTCCCAATGAAGCTGTTCGCTTGGAGGGAAAGAATTTGTAACTGTGTTAGCTTCCCAATCCATTGTGCAATCGTACCTGTTAAATTGTTATCTTCAAGTACTAGAGAAAACAAGCTTCCAAGATTCCCTATGCTTGGGGGCAACTTCCCCAAAAGATTGTTTCGACCAAGATATAATTTAGTGAGGCTACGGGAGAAGTTACCTATCATATTCGGTATAGCTCCATGTAGCTGATTTTCATATAGCGACAGTGCTTCGAGACTAGTGCAGTTTGTTAACGCGctaaagaattcccagatttggCTTTCAATAGCTTCAAGATTGTTAAACCCAAGGTATAATAAATGAAGTTTTGAAAGTTTGCCTAAAGAGCTTGTAATTTCACCAGTGAAATTGTTATTTCCTAATTCTAGCGTTTGCAGCCATGTAGCATTGCCTAGTGAAGCCGGTATTTGACCTTCAAACATGTTGCTATTCAAGTAAAGCTCTTGGAGATTTGGTAGGTCGTTGCCTATGGTAGGTGGTAGTGTATTGTTTAGCATATTTGACTCCAAGCCTAATATTTGAAGAGATTTAGAAAGATTGAAGAGAAACCAAGGGAATCCAACTAACAACCTATTTCCCCCTAGGTTCAACCTCCACACATTTGTCAGTTTCCCAAACTCATTAGGAATACGTCCAGTTAGATTATTGTACGCAA
This DNA window, taken from Triticum aestivum cultivar Chinese Spring unplaced genomic scaffold, IWGSC CS RefSeq v2.1 scaffold35193, whole genome shotgun sequence, encodes the following:
- the LOC123175832 gene encoding LRR receptor-like serine/threonine-protein kinase EFR, giving the protein RPRAPAILLLLALLQLYLGGSKINCATLPDNNTDVLWLPTFRHGISSDPSGWFSSWNSSANHCLWRVVVLEHFGLNLAGQISSSIGNLTFLRTVNQSTNGFSGRLPPMNHLQKLEVLDLSVNRLHDSISDAIINCSSLREIDLNTNFLVGEIPPKVGLLSNLSLLRLCWNNLTGIIPPILGNITSIQRLGLAYNNLTGRIPNEFGKLTNVWRLNLGGNRLLVGFPWFLFNLSKSLQILGLESNMLNNTLPPTIGNDLPNLQELYLNSNMFEGQIPASLGNATWLQTLELGNNNFTGEITSSLGKLSKLHLLYLGFNNLEAIESQIWEFFSALTNCTSLEALSLYENQLHGAIPNMIGNFSRSLTKLYLGRNNLLGKLPPSIGNLGSLFSLVLEDNNLTGTIAQWIGKLTQLQILSLQANSFIGTLPSSLGQLTQLTYLDLGNNKLGGPIPPALGNLKQLSLLDLGQNNLEGNIPIQVGSLTSLYKLDLSSNNLTSKIY